A window from Synechococcus sp. RSCCF101 encodes these proteins:
- a CDS encoding type II CAAX prenyl endopeptidase Rce1 family protein — MAPRLRPGLRAVRAWSLTLLYVPLLYAAGWLLALPLRIWRPEPEPASIALIGTGISVLLLLATLPGWVRRRWRSKAPWRELGLAGPLRQQLLAWIRGLLASAALLSPLVVVLLLGGWAQWQPRLTAGIAGNALALMLGVGLAEEVLFRGWLWGELGQRLGDPGCRQQPALLSQAAVFSVAHTRFNLGPSAMLSLLGGLLLLGWALALQRRRDGGRLGGAIGFHGGLVGGWFLLVAGLVELPADAPALLIGPGGAAANPIGGLAGWLGLGAWLVHLQGWRPGRRRAGRAPADAA, encoded by the coding sequence ATGGCTCCCCGGCTCCGTCCGGGCCTCCGTGCGGTGCGTGCCTGGTCGCTGACCCTGCTCTACGTGCCGCTGCTCTACGCGGCCGGCTGGTTGCTGGCACTGCCCCTGCGCATCTGGCGACCGGAGCCGGAGCCGGCCTCCATCGCCCTGATCGGAACCGGCATCAGCGTGCTCCTGCTGCTGGCCACCCTCCCCGGCTGGGTGCGGCGCCGGTGGCGCAGCAAGGCGCCCTGGAGGGAGCTCGGACTGGCGGGCCCGCTCCGGCAGCAGCTGCTGGCCTGGATCCGGGGCCTTCTGGCCTCGGCCGCACTGCTGAGCCCGCTGGTGGTCGTTCTGCTGCTGGGGGGATGGGCCCAGTGGCAGCCACGCCTCACTGCCGGGATCGCAGGCAACGCCCTGGCCCTGATGCTCGGGGTGGGGCTGGCGGAGGAGGTGCTCTTCCGCGGCTGGCTCTGGGGTGAGCTGGGTCAGCGGCTGGGTGACCCCGGCTGCCGTCAGCAACCCGCCCTACTGAGCCAGGCGGCGGTGTTCTCCGTGGCCCACACCCGCTTCAATCTCGGGCCCAGCGCCATGCTCAGCCTCCTCGGCGGGCTGCTGCTGCTGGGCTGGGCCCTGGCACTGCAGCGGCGGCGGGACGGCGGACGCCTGGGCGGCGCCATCGGCTTCCACGGTGGTCTCGTGGGGGGCTGGTTTCTCCTGGTGGCGGGGCTTGTGGAGCTCCCCGCCGATGCTCCGGCGCTGCTGATCGGCCCCGGAGGCGCGGCCGCCAACCCGATCGGGGGGCTGGCGGGATGGCTGGGGCTGGGCGCCTGGCTCGTACACCTGCAGGGATGGAGGCCCGGCCGCCGGAGGGCCGGACGGGCGCCGGCTGACGCGGCCTGA
- a CDS encoding photosystem II high light acclimation radical SAM protein translates to MLFVRLPCNPIFPIGPIYLADHLHKVFPDLPQEILDLAALPVLDVGRILIERVESFRPTLLVFSWRDIQIYAPVDGRGGNPLQHSFEVFYARNPLKRLRGAWGGLRLMRSFYGELWRNMRLIRRGLRHARRHNPGARVVLGGGAVSVFYEQLARDLPRGTVVSIGEGEPLLEKLLRRQPLAGERCFVVGEPPRPGLIHEQPESLRKSACDYRYIASIWPQLNWYLEAGDFYVGVQTKRGCPHNCCYCVYTVVEGKQVRLNPVEQVVAEMRQLYDRGVRGFWFTDAQFIPARRYIDDAKQLLRAIRAEGLTGIRWAAYIRADNLDAELAELMVATGMSYFEIGITSGSQELVRKMRMGYNLRTVLENCRLLAAAGFREHVSVNYSFNVIDERPETIRQTIAYHRALEEIFGGDHVEPAIFFIGLQPHTHLEQYGFDQGLLQPGYNPMSMMPWTARKLLWNPEPMGRTFGRICLEAFDTDPADFGRTVMRLLERDYGRAPLEEALRAPVEGQRAMANARR, encoded by the coding sequence GTGCTGTTCGTGCGCCTGCCCTGCAATCCCATCTTTCCGATCGGTCCGATCTATCTGGCCGACCACCTGCACAAGGTGTTCCCGGACCTGCCCCAGGAGATCCTCGACCTGGCCGCCCTGCCCGTGCTGGATGTGGGGCGGATCCTGATTGAGCGGGTCGAGAGCTTCCGGCCGACCCTGCTGGTCTTCTCCTGGCGCGACATCCAGATCTACGCCCCGGTCGATGGGCGCGGGGGGAACCCACTGCAGCACTCCTTCGAGGTGTTCTACGCCCGCAACCCGCTGAAGCGGCTGCGGGGCGCCTGGGGCGGCCTGCGATTGATGCGCAGTTTCTACGGCGAGCTGTGGCGGAACATGCGCCTGATTCGCCGGGGGCTGCGCCACGCCCGCCGCCACAACCCCGGCGCCCGGGTGGTCCTCGGTGGCGGCGCGGTGAGCGTGTTCTATGAGCAGCTGGCCCGGGACCTGCCCCGCGGAACGGTGGTGTCCATCGGAGAGGGCGAGCCCCTGCTGGAGAAGCTGCTGCGCAGACAGCCGCTGGCCGGCGAGCGCTGTTTCGTCGTCGGGGAGCCCCCGCGCCCGGGCCTCATTCACGAGCAACCGGAAAGCCTGCGCAAATCCGCCTGCGATTACCGCTACATCGCATCGATCTGGCCGCAGCTGAACTGGTATCTCGAAGCGGGTGACTTCTACGTCGGGGTTCAGACCAAACGCGGCTGTCCCCACAACTGCTGCTACTGCGTTTACACCGTGGTGGAGGGCAAGCAGGTGCGCCTGAACCCCGTTGAACAGGTGGTGGCCGAGATGCGCCAGCTCTACGACCGGGGTGTGCGGGGGTTCTGGTTCACCGACGCCCAGTTCATCCCGGCCCGCCGCTACATCGATGACGCCAAGCAGCTGCTGCGGGCCATCCGCGCCGAGGGCCTCACAGGCATCCGCTGGGCGGCCTACATCCGCGCCGACAACCTCGATGCCGAACTGGCGGAACTGATGGTGGCCACCGGCATGAGCTACTTCGAGATCGGTATCACGTCGGGCTCGCAGGAGCTGGTGCGCAAGATGCGCATGGGCTACAACCTGCGCACCGTTCTCGAGAACTGCCGGCTGCTTGCCGCGGCCGGGTTCCGCGAGCACGTGTCGGTGAACTACTCGTTCAATGTCATCGACGAGCGCCCGGAGACCATTCGCCAGACCATCGCCTACCACCGCGCCCTCGAGGAGATCTTCGGAGGGGACCATGTGGAGCCGGCCATCTTCTTCATCGGCCTGCAGCCGCACACCCATCTGGAGCAGTACGGCTTCGATCAGGGTCTGCTCCAGCCGGGCTACAACCCGATGAGCATGATGCCGTGGACCGCCCGCAAGCTGCTCTGGAACCCCGAACCCATGGGCCGCACCTTCGGTCGCATCTGCCTGGAGGCCTTTGACACCGACCCCGCTGATTTCGGCCGCACGGTGATGCGTCTGCTCGAGCGCGATTATGGGCGCGCTCCGCTGGAGGAGGCCCTGAGGGCTCCGGTGGAGGGCCAGCGGGCCATGGCCAACGCCAGGCGCTGA